One Micromonospora sp. WMMD812 genomic window carries:
- the glmM gene encoding phosphoglucosamine mutase gives MGRLFGTDGVRGRANVDLTPELALAVAVAAAHTLAETDRSHPPVAVVGRDTRASGEMLEAAVVAGLTSAGATVIRVGVLPTPAVAFLTAEAKADLGVMLSASHNPMPDNGIKLFAAGGHKLPDEIEMKIEAAVEANATTAWDRPVGAGVGRVHDLLDGADHYVQHLVGTVPHRLDGIKVVVDCANGAAAEVAPVAYREAGAEVIAIHAEPDGLNINDDCGSNHIEALRAAVVEHGAHLGIAHDGDADRCVAVTAAGDEVDGDQVMAILALAMREAGTLTDDTLVATVMSNLGLRLAMSAEGIRLVETKVGDRYVLEELRGSGLALGGEQSGHIVMPAYATTGDGVLTGLHLMSRMAATGRSLADLAAVVTKLPQVLINVPVGDRTVGAAAPAVRAEVERAEAELGGTGRVLLRPSGTEPLVRVMVEAATERTAREVAERIAEQVRTASPANA, from the coding sequence ATGGGTCGGTTGTTCGGCACGGACGGCGTCCGCGGGCGGGCGAACGTGGATCTCACCCCGGAGCTGGCGCTCGCGGTGGCGGTCGCGGCCGCGCACACGCTCGCCGAGACGGACCGGAGTCATCCGCCGGTCGCGGTGGTGGGCCGGGACACCCGGGCCAGCGGCGAGATGCTGGAGGCCGCCGTCGTGGCCGGGCTGACCAGTGCCGGCGCCACCGTGATCCGGGTCGGCGTGCTGCCCACCCCGGCGGTGGCGTTCCTGACTGCGGAGGCCAAGGCCGACCTCGGTGTGATGCTCTCCGCCTCGCACAATCCGATGCCGGACAACGGGATCAAGCTCTTCGCGGCCGGCGGGCACAAGCTGCCCGACGAGATCGAGATGAAGATCGAGGCGGCGGTCGAGGCCAACGCCACCACCGCCTGGGACCGCCCGGTGGGCGCGGGCGTCGGCCGGGTGCACGACCTGCTCGACGGCGCCGACCACTACGTGCAGCACCTCGTCGGCACCGTGCCGCACCGGCTGGACGGCATCAAGGTCGTGGTCGACTGCGCGAACGGCGCCGCGGCCGAGGTCGCCCCGGTGGCGTACCGGGAGGCCGGCGCCGAGGTGATCGCCATCCACGCCGAGCCGGACGGGCTCAACATCAACGACGACTGCGGCTCCAACCACATCGAGGCGCTGCGCGCCGCGGTGGTCGAGCACGGCGCCCACCTGGGCATCGCGCACGACGGCGACGCCGACCGGTGCGTGGCGGTGACCGCGGCGGGCGACGAGGTCGACGGCGACCAGGTGATGGCGATCCTCGCGCTGGCCATGCGGGAGGCCGGCACCCTCACCGACGACACGCTCGTGGCGACGGTGATGAGCAACCTCGGCCTGCGGCTGGCGATGTCCGCCGAGGGCATCCGGTTGGTCGAGACGAAGGTCGGCGACCGGTACGTCCTGGAGGAGCTGCGCGGTTCCGGGCTGGCGCTCGGCGGTGAGCAGAGCGGCCACATCGTGATGCCGGCGTACGCCACCACCGGCGACGGCGTCCTGACCGGGCTGCACCTGATGTCCCGGATGGCGGCCACCGGCCGCTCGCTGGCCGACCTGGCCGCCGTGGTGACCAAGCTCCCGCAGGTGCTGATCAACGTGCCGGTGGGCGACCGCACCGTGGGCGCCGCCGCGCCGGCAGTCCGGGCCGAGGTCGAGCGGGCCGAGGCCGAGCTGGGTGGCACCGGTCGGGTGCTGCTTCGTCCCTCGGGCACCGAGCCGCTGGTCCGGGTGATGGTCGAGGCCGCCACCGAGCGCACCGCGCGCGAGGTCGCCGAGCGGATCGCCGAGCAGGTCCGCACCGCCAGCCCCGCGAACGCCTGA
- a CDS encoding ABC transporter permease, protein MPHFIWSHLRGRAGRSVALLVGVLVATTGFVVLTGATTTSRLAVTGAVERNTRAAYDILVRPQGTRTPLEAERRLVQPNYLSGLFGGIAPAQYEQVRRIPGIDVAAPIAMLDYSTSSVPVRFDLTDAVDRSLEQQVIRLDPTFTAERRLSTAPSSPRYVYVTKRPLLYPEWDENINDSSSPYSDGRAYRYDPQCGEVPREVLPDGRSAPICDPHLMSRAPNGGLSSERESWSVDTVRLLPDGRFEANSWLPGRAQRVVTDQLVVTYRVTVPFLLAAVDPDAEQRLVGLGDAVTEGRPLRPDDTTTETSLGPGALERSIPVVSTSRPYLDGTVRSALTRLPQARPAGLPIDELERALSRATGVGAGTEEYALTDGYRDLLAEGISETGCCMGDLQTVIQAGAPEYERLPDGTLRAVARPPFDHALYGGQNNLNFRPRPWLADDNGFRPVTALPQPPSGANLQVRVWRTVGIFDPEKLSGFSDLSRVPLETYEPPRTDGADERSRQALGGRPLEPSGNPAGYLSTPPLLLTSLAAVPKLLAGDATPTRTAPISAIRVRVADVAGYTERSAERVRLIAERIADTTGLDVDLTFGSSPAPQTVELPAGSYGRPELRLTEPWSALGVASVITRAVDRQSVVLFGLVLVVCALFLGNAVSAAVRDRRPELAVLACLGWPARRIAALVLGEVAALGLAAGLLALGLAYPLAAALDIGIGWRQAALALPVALLLALVAGLVPALRAARAHPAAGLRPLVAPARWVRRPRTLFGLALANLVRTPGRTLLGAGALAIGLAALTLVSAAAYAFRGAIVGSLLGDTVSLNVRAADTLAAVVTVLLGAGALADVLYLNVRDRAAELSALRAVGWTDAALGRLVGYEGLLIGALGAATGVGLGLAGAAWLVGGLPAALVLVATAVALAGVLVTCLAALVPAALLRRLPTARLLAEE, encoded by the coding sequence ATGCCGCACTTCATCTGGAGTCACCTTCGTGGCCGTGCTGGGCGGTCGGTGGCGCTGCTGGTCGGCGTGCTGGTGGCCACCACCGGTTTCGTGGTCCTGACCGGCGCCACCACCACGTCCCGCCTGGCTGTCACCGGCGCCGTCGAACGCAACACCCGGGCCGCCTACGACATCCTGGTCCGTCCCCAGGGGACCCGCACGCCGCTCGAGGCCGAGCGCCGACTGGTCCAACCCAACTACCTCTCCGGCCTCTTCGGCGGCATCGCCCCCGCCCAGTACGAGCAGGTGAGGCGGATCCCGGGCATCGACGTGGCCGCGCCGATCGCCATGCTGGACTACTCGACCTCGTCGGTGCCGGTCCGATTCGACCTGACGGACGCGGTCGACCGTTCCCTGGAGCAGCAGGTCATCCGGCTCGACCCCACCTTCACGGCCGAGCGTCGGCTCTCCACCGCTCCCAGCAGCCCGCGCTACGTGTACGTGACCAAGCGCCCACTGCTCTACCCCGAGTGGGACGAGAACATAAACGATTCCTCGTCTCCATACTCCGACGGCCGGGCGTACCGGTACGACCCGCAGTGCGGGGAGGTCCCACGGGAGGTGCTTCCCGATGGACGGAGCGCACCGATCTGCGACCCCCACCTGATGTCGCGGGCGCCGAACGGTGGGCTGTCCTCCGAACGGGAGAGCTGGAGCGTCGACACCGTCCGGCTGCTGCCCGACGGGCGCTTCGAGGCGAACAGCTGGCTGCCCGGCCGCGCCCAACGCGTCGTCACCGACCAACTGGTGGTCACCTACCGGGTGACGGTGCCGTTCCTGCTGGCCGCCGTCGACCCCGACGCGGAGCAGCGCCTCGTCGGCCTGGGTGACGCGGTGACCGAGGGCCGCCCGCTCCGGCCGGACGACACCACGACCGAGACCTCCCTGGGACCCGGCGCGCTCGAACGGTCGATCCCGGTGGTGAGCACCAGCCGGCCCTACCTCGACGGCACCGTGCGGTCCGCCCTCACCCGGCTGCCGCAGGCACGGCCCGCGGGGCTGCCGATCGACGAACTGGAGCGGGCGCTGAGCCGCGCCACCGGGGTCGGGGCCGGGACCGAGGAGTACGCGCTGACCGACGGGTATCGCGACCTGCTCGCCGAGGGCATCTCCGAGACCGGCTGCTGCATGGGCGACCTGCAGACGGTCATTCAGGCGGGCGCCCCGGAGTACGAGCGACTTCCCGACGGCACCCTCCGAGCCGTCGCGCGACCACCGTTCGATCACGCGCTCTACGGCGGCCAGAACAACCTGAACTTCCGCCCCCGTCCGTGGCTGGCCGACGACAACGGCTTCCGCCCGGTGACCGCGCTCCCGCAGCCGCCGTCGGGCGCGAACCTCCAGGTCCGGGTCTGGCGGACCGTCGGCATCTTCGACCCGGAGAAGCTGAGCGGATTCAGCGACCTGTCCCGGGTGCCGCTGGAGACGTACGAGCCGCCGCGCACCGACGGCGCCGACGAGCGCAGCCGCCAGGCGCTGGGCGGTCGGCCGCTGGAGCCGAGCGGCAACCCGGCCGGTTACCTCTCCACGCCGCCGCTGCTGCTCACCAGCCTGGCCGCGGTGCCGAAGCTGTTGGCCGGTGACGCCACCCCGACCCGGACGGCGCCGATCAGCGCGATCCGGGTCCGGGTCGCCGACGTCGCCGGGTACACCGAACGGTCCGCCGAGCGGGTGCGGCTCATCGCCGAGCGGATCGCCGACACGACCGGGCTGGACGTCGATCTCACCTTCGGCTCGTCGCCCGCTCCGCAGACCGTGGAGCTGCCCGCGGGCTCGTACGGCCGGCCCGAGCTGCGGCTGACCGAGCCGTGGTCCGCCCTCGGGGTGGCCTCGGTGATCACCAGGGCCGTCGACCGCCAGAGCGTCGTGCTCTTCGGGCTGGTGCTGGTGGTCTGCGCGCTGTTCCTCGGCAACGCGGTCTCCGCCGCCGTCCGGGACCGGCGCCCCGAGCTGGCGGTGCTCGCCTGCCTGGGCTGGCCAGCCCGCCGGATAGCGGCGCTCGTCCTCGGCGAGGTGGCCGCGCTGGGGCTGGCCGCCGGCCTGCTCGCCCTCGGGCTGGCATACCCGCTGGCCGCCGCGCTGGACATCGGGATCGGCTGGCGTCAGGCGGCGCTCGCCCTACCGGTGGCCCTGCTGCTGGCACTGGTGGCGGGCCTGGTCCCGGCGCTGCGGGCCGCGCGCGCCCACCCGGCCGCCGGCCTGCGGCCGCTGGTGGCCCCGGCCCGTTGGGTACGTCGGCCCCGCACCCTCTTCGGGCTGGCCCTGGCCAACCTGGTCCGCACCCCCGGGCGCACCCTGCTCGGGGCGGGCGCGCTGGCCATCGGACTGGCCGCGCTGACCCTGGTCAGCGCCGCCGCGTACGCCTTCCGTGGCGCGATCGTCGGCAGCCTGCTCGGCGACACCGTCTCGCTCAACGTACGCGCCGCCGACACCCTGGCCGCGGTCGTCACCGTCCTGCTCGGCGCCGGCGCCCTCGCCGACGTGCTCTACCTGAATGTCCGGGACCGCGCCGCAGAGCTGTCCGCCCTGCGCGCGGTCGGCTGGACGGACGCCGCGCTCGGCCGCCTCGTCGGTTACGAAGGGCTCCTCATCGGCGCGCTCGGCGCGGCGACCGGGGTGGGTCTGGGGCTCGCCGGGGCGGCCTGGCTGGTCGGTGGCCTGCCCGCCGCCCTGGTGCTGGTCGCCACCGCGGTGGCACTCGCCGGGGTGCTGGTCACCTGTCTCGCAGCGCTCGTGCCGGCCGCGTTGCTGCGCCGGCTCCCGACCGCACGGCTACTCGCAGAGGAGTGA
- a CDS encoding ABC transporter ATP-binding protein, whose amino-acid sequence MEETTGSMIRIRGLTRQFRTGAERRTAVDDVSLEVTAGSVVALTGPSGSGKSTLLHLIGAIEQADSGTVTVDDVEITALRRAALARYRQRVGFVFQRYHLLPALTVLDNVIAPVLPRRGRADHATRARELLDAVGLAGRERAMPAQLSGGEQQRVAIARALMGAPGLLLADEPTGNLDSTTSAQILDLLLELRERHGMTILLATHERSIAARCDRLIRLGDGTVVEDLDLTEGEDPADTFDRAARLRL is encoded by the coding sequence ATGGAGGAAACGACGGGCAGCATGATCCGGATCCGCGGGCTGACCCGGCAGTTCCGCACCGGCGCCGAGCGACGGACCGCGGTCGACGACGTCTCGCTGGAGGTGACGGCCGGATCGGTGGTGGCGCTGACCGGTCCGAGCGGCTCCGGCAAGTCGACCCTGCTGCACCTGATCGGCGCCATCGAACAGGCCGACAGCGGCACCGTCACGGTCGACGACGTGGAGATCACGGCGCTGCGCCGCGCGGCGCTGGCCCGGTACCGGCAGCGGGTGGGGTTCGTCTTCCAGCGCTACCACCTGCTGCCGGCGCTGACCGTGCTCGACAACGTGATCGCCCCGGTGCTGCCGCGGCGTGGCCGGGCCGACCACGCGACCCGGGCCCGTGAGCTGCTCGACGCCGTCGGCCTCGCCGGACGCGAGCGGGCGATGCCGGCGCAGCTCTCCGGTGGCGAGCAGCAGCGCGTCGCCATCGCCCGGGCGTTGATGGGCGCACCCGGGCTGCTGCTGGCCGACGAGCCCACCGGCAACCTCGACTCGACCACCAGCGCCCAGATCCTCGACCTGCTGCTCGAGCTGCGGGAGCGGCACGGCATGACGATCCTGCTCGCCACGCACGAGCGGTCGATCGCGGCCCGCTGCGATCGGCTGATCCGGCTCGGCGACGGCACGGTGGTCGAGGACCTCGACCTCACCGAGGGCGAGGATCCCGCCGACACCTTCGACCGAGCCGCCCGCCTCCGCCTCTGA
- a CDS encoding PadR family transcriptional regulator, with amino-acid sequence MAIQHAVLALLARGPSYGYELKGDFEGAVGPQWGPLNIGHLYQILDRLSRDGLVVAARQPQAVKPDRVVYEITPEGRAELERWLAEPSPRAGGFRDDFFLKVTAAARSGSAATVRAVLSNQRGHLLRELRNLDGLRRKADDPVVGLLLAAAGRHVEADLAFVDDAESVLLSDGGTLLATLAATRPASAASGTREAGSSATA; translated from the coding sequence ATGGCGATCCAGCACGCCGTCCTGGCGCTGCTCGCCCGCGGGCCGAGCTACGGCTACGAGCTGAAGGGCGACTTCGAGGGCGCGGTCGGTCCACAGTGGGGCCCGCTGAACATCGGGCACCTGTACCAGATCCTCGACCGGCTCTCCCGGGACGGGCTGGTGGTCGCCGCGCGCCAGCCACAGGCGGTCAAACCGGACCGGGTGGTCTACGAGATCACCCCTGAGGGCCGGGCCGAGCTGGAGCGGTGGCTGGCCGAGCCGAGCCCCCGCGCCGGGGGTTTCCGGGACGATTTCTTCCTCAAGGTGACCGCCGCCGCCCGGTCCGGTTCCGCGGCCACGGTCCGGGCGGTGCTGAGCAACCAGCGCGGGCACCTGCTGCGGGAGTTGCGCAACCTCGACGGGCTGCGGCGCAAGGCCGACGACCCGGTGGTCGGGCTGCTGCTCGCCGCCGCCGGCCGGCACGTCGAAGCCGACCTCGCGTTCGTCGACGACGCGGAGTCCGTGCTCCTCTCCGACGGCGGCACGCTGCTCGCCACGCTCGCGGCGACCCGACCGGCCAGCGCGGCCAGCGGCACGCGTGAAGCCGGCTCGTCGGCCACGGCGTAG